The Staphylococcus sp. KG4-3 genome has a window encoding:
- the aroC gene encoding chorismate synthase, whose protein sequence is MRYLTSGESHGPQLTVIIEGVPANLEINVADINEEMFKRQGGYGRGRRMQIEKDAVEIVSGVRNGYTLGSPITLIVTNDDFTHWKKIMGADPISEEDQDNMKRVITKPRPGHADLIGGMKYNHRDLRNVLERSSARETAARVAVGAVSKILLKQLDINFYSRVVEIGGIKDDIEYDIDTIKSNIDKNDVRVVNDEIAQAMRDKIDAAKKAGDTIGGVVQTIIEGVPVGIGSYVHYDRKLDGRIAQGVVSINAFKGVSFGEGFKAAEKPGSEIQDEILYDTTNGYYRGSNHLGGFEGGMSNGMPIVVNGVMKPIPTLYKPLNSVDINTKESFKASIERSDSCAVPAASVVVENVVAFELAKALLEEFQCNHIEQLQSQIKERRLLNIEY, encoded by the coding sequence ATGAGATATTTAACTTCTGGTGAGTCACACGGACCACAGTTAACTGTAATTATTGAAGGTGTTCCAGCAAATTTAGAAATCAATGTTGCTGACATTAACGAAGAAATGTTTAAAAGACAAGGCGGTTACGGCCGTGGAAGACGTATGCAAATTGAAAAAGATGCTGTTGAAATCGTATCTGGCGTGAGAAATGGTTATACTCTAGGAAGTCCTATTACGCTTATAGTTACTAATGATGACTTTACTCATTGGAAAAAAATTATGGGTGCAGATCCAATCAGCGAAGAAGATCAAGATAATATGAAGCGTGTAATCACTAAACCTCGTCCAGGACACGCAGATTTAATCGGTGGCATGAAATATAACCACAGAGATTTAAGAAATGTTTTAGAACGTTCTTCAGCAAGAGAAACAGCTGCACGAGTTGCTGTTGGTGCAGTTTCTAAAATATTACTCAAACAATTAGATATTAATTTTTATAGTAGAGTAGTAGAAATCGGTGGGATTAAAGATGATATTGAATATGATATCGATACAATTAAATCAAATATTGATAAAAATGATGTGCGCGTCGTTAATGATGAAATTGCACAAGCTATGCGCGATAAAATTGATGCAGCTAAAAAAGCTGGCGATACAATTGGTGGAGTAGTTCAAACTATAATTGAAGGCGTCCCTGTTGGAATAGGTAGTTATGTACATTACGATCGCAAACTTGATGGCAGAATTGCTCAGGGTGTAGTGAGTATCAACGCTTTTAAAGGTGTAAGTTTTGGTGAAGGTTTTAAAGCTGCAGAGAAGCCAGGTAGCGAAATACAAGACGAAATATTATATGATACGACAAATGGTTATTATAGAGGTTCAAATCACTTAGGTGGTTTTGAAGGTGGAATGTCTAATGGCATGCCTATCGTAGTTAACGGTGTAATGAAACCAATCCCTACACTTTATAAACCTTTAAACTCTGTAGATATCAATACAAAAGAATCATTCAAAGCGTCAATTGAGCGCTCTGATAGCTGTGCTGTACCTGCTGCAAGTGTTGTTGTTGAAAACGTAGTGGCTTTTGAATTAGCAAAAGCATTACTTGAAGAGTTCCAATGTAATCATATTGAGCAATTACAATCGCAAATCAAGGAACGTCGCTTATTAAATATTGAATACTAA
- the ndk gene encoding nucleoside-diphosphate kinase, translating to MERTFLMIKPDAVQRNLIGEIISRIERKGLKLVGGKFMTVPQALAEEHYAEHTDKPFYKHLISFITSAPVFAMVVEGEDAVNVARHIIGKTNPSEATPGTIRGDLGLTVGRNIIHGSDSVESANKEINLWFKAEELSDYTEAREAWLYE from the coding sequence ATGGAAAGAACATTTTTAATGATTAAACCAGATGCAGTGCAAAGAAATCTAATAGGAGAAATTATTTCTCGTATTGAAAGAAAAGGACTAAAACTTGTAGGTGGTAAGTTTATGACTGTGCCACAAGCACTTGCTGAGGAACATTATGCAGAACATACAGATAAACCTTTCTATAAACATTTAATTAGCTTTATTACATCAGCACCAGTATTTGCAATGGTTGTTGAAGGGGAAGATGCTGTAAACGTTGCCCGTCACATCATCGGCAAAACAAATCCGTCTGAAGCAACTCCAGGAACAATTCGTGGAGACTTAGGTTTAACAGTAGGTAGAAATATCATTCATGGTTCAGATTCAGTAGAGTCAGCTAATAAAGAAATTAACCTTTGGTTTAAAGCAGAAGAATTAAGTGATTATACAGAAGCACGTGAAGCATGGTTATATGAATAA
- a CDS encoding polyprenyl synthetase family protein, with protein MAKLNMNSEIKKIEKQLEQSIKSNDKILESASYHLFSSGGKRVRPAFVILSSQFGRERNDEVYRVAVALELIHMATLVHDDVIDKSDKRRGSLTIAKKWDQNTAILTGNFLLARGLEHISNIEDNRVHNVISSAIVEVCMGELYQFQDQFNGNQTITNYLRRINRKTALLIQLSTEVGAIASGADAKTIRNLKMIGHYIGMSFQIVDDILDFTSTEKKLGKPVGSDLMNGHLTLPVLLEMRKNEEFKGIIQQLNVNSSQETFEYCINHVKTSDVIQQSQAISDKYLDKALYLIDQLENEDSKPLFKKLIKKVGKRNV; from the coding sequence GTGGCAAAGTTAAACATGAACAGCGAAATAAAAAAAATTGAAAAGCAATTAGAGCAGTCTATAAAAAGTAATGACAAGATTCTTGAATCAGCGTCATATCATTTATTTTCATCTGGTGGCAAACGCGTTAGACCCGCCTTTGTAATCTTAAGCAGCCAATTTGGTAGAGAAAGAAACGACGAAGTCTATCGTGTTGCCGTAGCACTTGAACTTATTCATATGGCAACGCTGGTACACGATGATGTTATAGATAAAAGTGATAAACGAAGAGGTAGCTTAACTATAGCTAAAAAATGGGATCAGAATACAGCTATACTCACAGGAAACTTCTTATTAGCTCGCGGACTTGAGCACATATCTAACATCGAAGATAATCGTGTACATAACGTCATATCTAGTGCAATTGTAGAAGTTTGTATGGGGGAGTTATATCAATTCCAAGACCAATTCAATGGTAATCAAACAATCACCAACTATTTACGGAGAATTAATCGTAAAACAGCATTACTTATTCAATTATCTACTGAAGTGGGTGCAATTGCTTCGGGAGCAGACGCTAAAACAATTCGCAATTTAAAAATGATAGGCCACTATATTGGTATGAGTTTTCAAATTGTCGACGATATCTTAGATTTCACGAGCACTGAAAAAAAATTGGGTAAACCAGTTGGTAGTGATTTAATGAACGGCCACCTAACGCTTCCAGTGCTGTTAGAGATGAGAAAAAATGAAGAATTCAAAGGGATTATACAACAATTAAACGTAAATAGTAGTCAAGAAACGTTCGAATACTGTATTAATCATGTGAAGACTTCTGATGTCATACAGCAATCTCAGGCAATCAGCGACAAGTATTTGGATAAGGCACTTTACTTAATTGATCAATTAGAAAATGAAGATTCAAAACCATTATTTAAGAAACTAATTAAAAAAGTTGGAAAAAGAAATGTATAA
- a CDS encoding demethylmenaquinone methyltransferase, with product MADNKAKKEQVHNVFQNISGKYDRLNNIISFEQHKTWRKRVMKEMNVKAGSKALDVCCGTADWTISLSKAVGPTGEVIGVDFSENMLEVGKSKTSDMHNLKLVHGDAMNLPFEDNEFDYVTIGFGLRNVPDYLATLKELNRVLKPGGMVVCLETSQPTTPVFKQCYKLYFKFVMPIFGKIFAKSKDEYEWLQQSTFDFPDKEKLKRLFTQAGFSNIKVRSFTGGVAAMHLGYK from the coding sequence ATGGCAGATAATAAAGCAAAAAAAGAACAAGTACACAATGTTTTCCAAAATATTTCTGGTAAATATGATCGACTCAACAATATCATTAGCTTTGAACAACACAAGACATGGAGAAAACGTGTTATGAAAGAAATGAACGTTAAAGCTGGAAGTAAAGCACTAGATGTATGTTGTGGTACTGCTGATTGGACTATCTCATTAAGCAAAGCAGTAGGACCAACTGGCGAAGTAATTGGTGTTGATTTTAGCGAAAACATGCTTGAAGTCGGTAAAAGCAAGACCTCAGACATGCATAATTTAAAGCTTGTACATGGTGATGCAATGAATTTACCATTTGAAGACAACGAGTTTGATTACGTTACTATTGGATTTGGTTTAAGAAATGTTCCTGATTATTTAGCAACTTTAAAAGAACTAAACCGCGTTTTAAAACCTGGTGGAATGGTTGTTTGTTTAGAAACTAGCCAACCAACGACACCTGTTTTCAAACAATGCTATAAACTTTATTTTAAATTTGTAATGCCAATATTTGGTAAAATATTTGCGAAATCCAAAGACGAATACGAATGGTTACAACAATCTACATTCGATTTTCCAGATAAAGAAAAATTGAAACGTTTGTTTACACAAGCTGGTTTCAGCAACATAAAAGTCCGTAGCTTTACAGGTGGCGTTGCAGCAATGCACCTTGGCTATAAATAA
- a CDS encoding HU family DNA-binding protein encodes MNKTDLINAVAEQADLTKKEAGLAVDAVFESIQSSLSKGEKVQLIGFGNFEVRERAARKGRNPQTGKEIDIPASKVPAFKAGKALKDAVK; translated from the coding sequence ATGAACAAGACAGATTTAATCAATGCTGTTGCAGAACAAGCTGACTTAACTAAAAAAGAAGCTGGCTTAGCTGTAGATGCAGTATTCGAATCAATTCAATCATCACTTTCTAAAGGTGAAAAAGTACAATTAATTGGATTCGGTAACTTCGAAGTACGCGAACGCGCTGCTCGTAAAGGCCGTAACCCTCAAACTGGTAAAGAAATTGATATCCCTGCAAGCAAAGTTCCAGCATTTAAAGCTGGTAAAGCTTTAAAAGACGCAGTAAAATAA
- a CDS encoding NAD(P)H-dependent glycerol-3-phosphate dehydrogenase, which produces MSKVTVFGTGSFGTALANVLAENGHQVLMWGKNEQTINEINSQHINSKYLKKAQLNDTIEATLDINSAVSFSEVYLMALPTKAMREVAKSIDSLLTSKKTFIHVAKGIENETYKRVSEMLEDSISPEHNAGIGVLSGPSHAEEVVIKQPTTVAASSKTPEVSQLTQDLFMNDYLRVYTNDDLVGVELGGALKNIIAVASGVISGMGFGDNAKAALMTRGLAEISRLGEKLGADPITFLGLGGIGDLIVTCTSTHSRNYTLGYKLGEGKSLDIALNEMNMVVEGIYTTKSVYHLAKEVDVDMPITAALYSVLFENRPVDESVKDLMGRGKKAE; this is translated from the coding sequence ATGTCTAAAGTAACTGTCTTTGGTACGGGAAGTTTTGGTACGGCATTAGCAAATGTCTTAGCAGAAAACGGACACCAAGTTTTAATGTGGGGGAAAAATGAGCAAACAATCAATGAGATTAATTCACAACACATTAATAGCAAATACTTAAAAAAAGCACAACTTAATGACACAATAGAAGCAACATTAGATATTAATAGCGCTGTATCATTCTCAGAAGTCTATTTAATGGCGTTACCTACAAAAGCAATGAGAGAAGTAGCGAAATCAATCGATTCACTATTAACCTCTAAAAAGACCTTTATTCACGTAGCTAAAGGTATTGAAAATGAAACATATAAGCGTGTTTCTGAAATGTTGGAAGATTCAATTTCACCAGAGCATAATGCAGGTATAGGTGTACTTTCAGGACCAAGCCATGCTGAAGAAGTTGTAATTAAACAACCAACTACTGTAGCAGCTTCATCTAAAACTCCAGAAGTCAGTCAACTAACACAAGACCTTTTCATGAATGATTATTTACGTGTATATACAAATGATGACTTAGTAGGTGTTGAACTAGGTGGTGCATTAAAAAATATTATTGCAGTAGCTAGTGGTGTTATATCAGGAATGGGATTCGGTGATAATGCTAAAGCAGCGCTTATGACCAGAGGTTTAGCTGAAATTAGCCGCTTAGGTGAAAAACTAGGTGCAGACCCAATCACGTTTCTAGGCCTAGGAGGCATAGGAGACTTAATTGTAACTTGTACCTCAACCCATTCTAGAAACTATACACTTGGTTATAAATTAGGTGAAGGTAAATCATTAGACATAGCTTTAAATGAAATGAACATGGTCGTTGAAGGTATATATACAACAAAATCTGTTTATCACTTAGCTAAAGAGGTCGATGTAGATATGCCAATCACTGCCGCACTTTATAGTGTATTGTTTGAAAATAGACCGGTGGATGAAAGCGTTAAAGACTTGATGGGACGAGGAAAGAAAGCAGAATAG
- the der gene encoding ribosome biogenesis GTPase Der, whose product MTKPIVAIVGRPNVGKSTIFNRVVGERVSIVEDTPGVTRDRIYSSGEWLTHDFNIIDTGGIEIGDAPFQTQIRAQAEVAIDEADVIIFMVNVREGLTQSDEMVAQMLYKSKKPVVLAVNKVDNPEMRNEIYDFYSLGFGDPYPISGSHGLGLGDLLDEVVKHFKEEEPDPYDDDTIRLSIIGRPNVGKSSLVNAILGEDRVIVSNVAGTTRDAVDTEYSYDDQDYVLIDTAGMRKKGKVYENTEKYSVLRALKAIERSNVILIVIDADQGIIEQDKRVAGYAHEEGKAIVIVVNKWDTVDKETNTMKKFKDEVRKEFQFLDYAEVAFVSAKEKQRLRTLFPYIKEASENHKKRVQSSTLNEVITDAISMNPTPTDKGRRLNVFYATQVAIEPPTFIVFVNDVELLHFSYKRYLENQIRAAFGFEGTPVHIIARKRN is encoded by the coding sequence ATGACTAAACCTATAGTAGCAATTGTAGGCAGGCCAAATGTAGGCAAATCTACAATTTTTAACAGAGTCGTAGGTGAACGCGTTTCAATCGTAGAAGATACACCTGGTGTGACTCGCGATAGAATTTATTCATCAGGTGAATGGTTAACTCACGATTTTAACATTATTGATACTGGTGGTATTGAAATTGGAGATGCCCCGTTCCAAACACAAATTAGAGCACAAGCTGAAGTTGCCATCGATGAAGCCGATGTAATTATCTTTATGGTAAACGTAAGAGAAGGCCTAACTCAAAGTGATGAAATGGTTGCTCAAATGTTATATAAATCAAAAAAACCGGTAGTACTAGCAGTTAACAAAGTTGATAATCCAGAAATGAGAAATGAAATTTATGATTTCTACTCACTTGGTTTCGGGGACCCGTATCCAATTTCTGGTTCCCATGGATTAGGTTTGGGAGATTTATTAGACGAAGTTGTTAAGCATTTTAAAGAGGAAGAACCAGACCCATATGACGATGATACAATACGCTTATCAATCATTGGACGTCCAAACGTTGGTAAATCAAGTTTAGTAAATGCAATACTTGGCGAAGATCGTGTAATCGTATCAAACGTAGCTGGTACTACTAGAGATGCTGTTGATACCGAATATAGCTATGATGATCAAGATTATGTGTTGATAGACACTGCTGGAATGCGTAAAAAAGGTAAAGTCTATGAAAATACAGAAAAATATTCAGTGCTACGTGCTTTAAAAGCCATTGAACGCTCTAATGTAATTTTAATCGTTATTGATGCGGATCAAGGTATCATCGAACAAGACAAGCGTGTTGCTGGCTATGCACACGAAGAAGGTAAAGCAATTGTAATTGTCGTGAATAAATGGGATACAGTAGACAAAGAAACTAATACTATGAAAAAATTTAAAGATGAAGTTCGTAAAGAATTCCAATTTTTAGATTATGCAGAGGTTGCGTTTGTTTCCGCAAAAGAGAAGCAACGTCTCAGAACATTATTCCCATATATTAAAGAAGCAAGTGAGAATCATAAAAAACGTGTTCAAAGTTCAACACTAAATGAAGTGATTACGGATGCAATTTCCATGAATCCTACACCTACAGATAAAGGTCGACGTTTAAACGTATTCTATGCTACACAAGTTGCTATTGAACCGCCGACATTTATCGTATTTGTAAATGATGTCGAGCTATTGCATTTTTCATACAAACGTTATTTAGAAAATCAAATTAGAGCTGCATTCGGCTTTGAAGGTACGCCAGTACACATTATAGCAAGGAAAAGAAATTAA
- the rpsA gene encoding 30S ribosomal protein S1, whose protein sequence is MTEEFNESMINEIKEGDKVTGEVQEIEEKQVIIHVNGGKFNGIIPISQLSTHHIDNPSDAVKVGDEIGAYVTKVEYDEENETGAYILSKRQLETEKSYEFLQEQLDNNQTIEAKVTEVVKGGLVVDVGQRGFVPASLISTDFIEDFSGFEGQILKLKVEELDPANNRVILSRKAVEALENAEKKDKLLESLNEGDVIEGKVARLTNFGAFVDIGGVDGLVHVSELSHEHVKSPEDIVAIGDSVKVKIKSVDKDSERISLSIKDTLPSPFEAIKGEINEGEVIEGTVVRLTNFGAFVEIQPGVQGLVHISEISHSHIGTPGEVLQPGEKVSVKVLSVDPENERISLSIKATLPDENVIESDRETTQSYLNDNSEDEDNPTLGDVFGDKLKDFKF, encoded by the coding sequence ATGACTGAAGAGTTCAACGAATCAATGATTAACGAGATTAAAGAAGGGGATAAGGTTACTGGTGAAGTTCAAGAAATTGAAGAGAAACAAGTAATCATCCATGTCAATGGCGGTAAATTTAATGGCATTATCCCTATTAGTCAACTTTCAACGCATCATATTGACAACCCAAGTGATGCAGTAAAAGTTGGTGATGAAATCGGTGCATATGTTACGAAAGTAGAATATGACGAAGAAAATGAAACGGGTGCATATATCCTTTCAAAACGCCAACTCGAAACTGAAAAATCATATGAATTTTTACAAGAACAGTTAGATAATAACCAAACTATCGAAGCTAAAGTCACAGAAGTAGTTAAAGGTGGCTTAGTTGTAGATGTTGGCCAAAGAGGATTTGTACCTGCCTCATTAATTTCTACAGATTTCATTGAAGATTTCTCTGGTTTTGAAGGACAAATTTTAAAACTTAAAGTTGAAGAATTAGATCCTGCAAATAATCGTGTCATTCTTAGTCGAAAAGCAGTAGAGGCACTAGAAAACGCAGAGAAAAAAGATAAATTACTAGAGTCACTTAACGAAGGTGACGTTATCGAAGGTAAAGTAGCGCGTTTAACTAATTTCGGTGCTTTTGTTGATATTGGAGGCGTGGACGGTCTTGTACACGTTTCGGAATTATCACACGAACATGTTAAATCACCTGAAGATATTGTAGCTATTGGAGATAGCGTGAAAGTTAAAATCAAATCAGTAGACAAAGATTCTGAACGTATTTCACTGTCTATCAAAGATACATTACCAAGTCCTTTTGAAGCAATTAAAGGTGAAATCAATGAAGGCGAAGTTATAGAAGGAACTGTTGTTAGATTGACTAACTTTGGTGCTTTCGTAGAGATTCAACCTGGCGTACAAGGATTAGTTCATATTTCAGAAATTAGTCACTCACACATCGGCACACCTGGCGAGGTATTACAACCAGGCGAAAAAGTGAGTGTTAAAGTACTAAGTGTGGACCCAGAAAACGAACGTATTTCATTATCAATAAAAGCAACATTACCAGATGAAAATGTCATTGAAAGCGATAGGGAAACTACCCAATCTTATTTAAATGATAATTCAGAGGATGAAGATAATCCAACGCTTGGTGATGTTTTTGGAGATAAATTAAAAGACTTCAAATTTTAA
- the cmk gene encoding (d)CMP kinase, with product MKLLNIALDGPAAAGKSTIAKLVAGELSMIYVDTGAMYRAITYKYLQQNKTEDFNELIDTTELSLTYDEVKGQRVILDNQDVTDYLRENNVTSHVSYVASKEPVRTFAVRKQQELAAKKGIVMDGRDIGTVVLPNADLKVYMVASVEERALRRQKDNEERGIDSNIEQLKKEIADRDHYDMNREISPLMKANDAITVDTTGKSIETVTSEILTLVKSLD from the coding sequence ATGAAATTATTAAATATCGCACTTGACGGGCCTGCAGCAGCAGGGAAAAGTACAATTGCTAAGCTTGTTGCTGGTGAATTATCTATGATCTATGTAGATACTGGTGCAATGTATCGTGCAATTACTTATAAATACTTACAACAAAATAAAACTGAAGACTTTAATGAATTAATCGATACGACAGAATTATCACTCACATATGATGAAGTTAAAGGACAAAGAGTCATTTTAGATAATCAAGATGTCACTGACTACTTAAGAGAAAATAATGTAACTAGTCATGTATCATATGTGGCTTCAAAAGAACCCGTTCGTACATTTGCAGTAAGAAAACAACAAGAATTAGCAGCTAAAAAGGGTATTGTTATGGACGGTAGAGACATCGGAACTGTCGTATTACCAAATGCTGATTTAAAAGTCTATATGGTGGCTTCAGTGGAAGAACGTGCGTTACGTAGACAGAAAGATAATGAAGAAAGAGGTATTGATTCAAATATAGAGCAATTAAAAAAGGAGATTGCAGACAGAGATCATTATGATATGAACCGTGAAATTTCTCCTTTAATGAAGGCTAACGATGCAATTACTGTAGACACAACTGGTAAGAGCATAGAAACTGTTACATCAGAAATATTAACTTTAGTAAAATCATTAGATTAA
- a CDS encoding asparaginase, which yields MKKVLVIHTGGTISMSQDEANKVVTNTDNPISNHKDVIERYADVTEITPFNVPSPHMDIKYVEKLKELIENAAQNESYDAFVITHGTDTLEETAYLLDLTIAISKPIAITGAMRSSNEIGSDGLYNFISAIRVATSDEATDMGVMVVFNDEIHTARNVTKTHTSNTNTFQSPNHGPLGVVTKNSVQFHHKPFEHLILDEIDHNLNIPLVKAYMGMNSDVLTFYSQNNVDGIIIEGLGQGNLPPTSLEGLDNCLRKHIPIVLVSRSFNGIVGPIYAYEGGGATLAEKGVIFSNGLNGPKARLKLLVGLSNQLSSEQLKQYFESQL from the coding sequence ATGAAAAAAGTTCTTGTTATTCATACCGGTGGCACCATTAGCATGTCACAAGATGAAGCTAATAAAGTAGTCACAAATACAGACAATCCTATATCTAATCACAAGGATGTAATAGAAAGGTATGCTGATGTAACTGAAATCACACCATTTAATGTTCCATCACCACATATGGATATTAAATATGTTGAAAAATTAAAAGAATTAATTGAAAATGCAGCTCAAAATGAAAGCTATGATGCATTTGTTATCACACATGGTACAGATACATTGGAAGAAACTGCATACTTGCTAGATTTAACAATTGCTATTTCTAAACCTATAGCAATTACAGGTGCAATGCGTTCCTCAAATGAAATTGGCTCCGATGGTTTATATAATTTTATATCAGCTATTAGAGTTGCAACAAGTGATGAAGCTACAGATATGGGTGTTATGGTTGTCTTTAATGATGAGATACATACTGCTCGCAATGTAACAAAAACACATACTTCTAATACAAATACATTTCAAAGTCCAAACCATGGTCCTTTAGGTGTAGTAACTAAAAACAGTGTCCAATTTCATCATAAACCTTTTGAGCATCTAATCCTTGATGAAATAGATCACAATTTAAACATACCTTTGGTTAAGGCTTATATGGGAATGAACAGTGATGTTTTGACTTTTTATAGCCAAAATAATGTAGATGGTATTATTATTGAAGGGCTTGGGCAAGGTAATTTACCACCAACTAGTTTGGAAGGTTTGGACAATTGTTTACGTAAACATATACCAATAGTTCTTGTTTCTAGATCATTCAATGGTATTGTTGGCCCAATTTACGCTTATGAAGGCGGCGGCGCAACTCTAGCTGAGAAAGGCGTTATTTTCTCAAATGGTTTAAATGGACCTAAAGCACGTTTAAAACTTCTCGTTGGGTTAAGTAACCAATTGTCATCAGAACAGTTGAAACAATATTTTGAATCACAGTTATAA
- the ypdA gene encoding bacillithiol disulfide reductase YpdA — MQTVESIIIGGGPCGLSAAIEQKRKGIDTLVIEKGNVVDAIYNYPTHQTFFSSSDKLSIGDVPFIVEESKPHRNQALVYYRAVVKHHQLRINAFEEVLTVKKINNRFTITTTKDVYQCRFLTVATGYYGHHNQLEVEGAELPKVMHYFKEAHPYFDQNVVIIGGKNSAVDAALELEKAGANVTVIYRGSDYPKAIKPWILPNFESLVRHEKINMAFDSNVTKITEDSVIYEQNGQTFEIANDYVFAMIGYHPDYEFLQSIGIEINENEYGTAPIYNKETYETNVENCYIAGVIAAGNDANTIFIENGKYHGGIITQSILSKKQTPLES; from the coding sequence ATGCAAACAGTTGAAAGTATAATTATAGGCGGCGGCCCTTGTGGACTTAGCGCTGCTATCGAACAAAAAAGAAAAGGTATAGATACATTAGTTATAGAAAAAGGGAACGTGGTAGATGCAATTTATAATTACCCAACACATCAAACGTTCTTTTCTTCAAGTGATAAATTAAGTATTGGGGACGTTCCATTCATAGTGGAAGAAAGTAAACCACACCGTAATCAAGCGTTGGTTTACTATAGAGCTGTTGTAAAACATCATCAACTTCGTATTAATGCTTTTGAAGAAGTCCTCACAGTAAAAAAAATAAATAACCGTTTCACAATAACAACTACTAAGGACGTATATCAATGTAGATTTCTTACTGTAGCTACAGGTTATTATGGACATCATAATCAACTTGAAGTTGAAGGTGCTGAACTTCCTAAAGTTATGCATTACTTTAAAGAAGCTCATCCTTATTTTGATCAAAATGTAGTGATTATTGGTGGTAAAAATTCTGCTGTTGATGCGGCATTAGAATTAGAAAAAGCAGGTGCTAACGTTACAGTCATTTATCGAGGTAGCGATTATCCTAAAGCGATTAAACCTTGGATATTACCGAATTTTGAATCTCTCGTCCGTCACGAAAAAATTAATATGGCGTTTGATTCAAATGTGACTAAAATAACAGAAGATAGTGTAATTTATGAACAAAATGGACAAACATTTGAAATAGCTAATGACTATGTTTTCGCGATGATAGGATATCACCCAGATTATGAATTCTTACAATCTATAGGTATTGAAATTAACGAGAATGAATATGGCACTGCACCAATCTATAATAAAGAAACATATGAGACAAATGTAGAAAATTGCTATATCGCAGGTGTTATTGCTGCTGGTAATGATGCAAACACAATATTTATCGAGAATGGTAAATATCATGGTGGTATTATAACTCAAAGTATTTTATCTAAAAAACAAACACCTCTTGAATCTTAA